DNA sequence from the Puntigrus tetrazona isolate hp1 chromosome 2, ASM1883169v1, whole genome shotgun sequence genome:
GATCGCCTTTCGGACCCGTCGGCTCATGGGATATTCGCGCTGATACAGAAGATTCCTGGGAACTCCGGAGGAAGgcgaagaaagaaagagagaacgggattaaccaaaaaaaagtcaactgGCGGGCGAAAGCGAGCAGAAGCCCACTGTGGAGGGGCATCAGGGTCGCCCCTGCGCCGGATGACCGCCGTTCACTTCTCCCCAGCGGTCTGCGATGGGGGAGACCAAAGTTATCTACCACCTCGACGACCAGGAAACTCCATACCTGGTCAAACTGCCCATCCCTGCCGAAAGGGTCACCCTTTTGGACCTGAAAAATGCCCTCAAGAAACCAAACTacaagtttttctttaaatccaTGGACGATGACTTTGGGTGAGCCTGCcgtacatttagttttttgcacTTCTGCGTGCATTTCTCGGGTTTGGCGTACAATTCcagctctttttctctcctcgTTTGGTTCGTGGATCGACTGCCCTGATTTTTCAGAGGCcgatttaatgtgttttattagttGTGTTGGaaacaactgtgtgtgtgtgtgtgtgtgtgaaaggagAGTCAAACgagcggtgtgtgtgtggggttcaGCGGGGGTGAACGTTAGGTCCTGTTCAATTGACGACGGCATCCATTTTAAGGCTGGATTACTCTCAAATATGGCTTTTGGCCTGTCGGTACGAGCTTTGGGTGCAGTTAGTTACTTAGTTAGTTACTGAATGGTTGGTAACCACAGTCAAAGTATCACAGGAGGGAGTAGTTCAGTATCCTTTCTTGAATGTTCTTCAGCGTCGGTCTAAATTACCATGACTACACAAAAACCGTTCTTGGTTTTGGGGTTTCTTTACGCTTATTGTGTTGGGATCCGGTTCCTGaagtattttctttcttttttcccccacaaaGCAGCTCCGCGTCGGAACATTTACGGGCGAGTATCGCCGAAACTGAACCGTTTAACTAACGCCGAGGAATTTTTCACCTCGATTCAAAGACGCAGAAGTACAGTAGAATCTGTTTGAATGCGCAGTGCGCATGCGCCGTTCAGCCGCCATATGTCCCCCAAACCCCAACATCCCCCCAAATGATGAAAACATTCGAGGTGCGTTTATATGGAATTTTTGGACGCTCTTAACTTTATGGTGTGGTCTTGGTCATTAGCCATAGGCTCACTTTTCCAAGGTTTTCATTCCTTAAACGCGGTTTGGAGCCCGCGTGAACTCTCTGACCTCTTGTTCAGGCCTTCATTATGTCTTTAAAAGCAAACCCTGAACACATATTTGGATAAGTGGACCAGGGTTGCCGGGACGTGGAACATTTGGAAGCGTCTTGTTATTTTTATCCCAATATCGTGTAATTTTAGAGTACAGCATGGAAACGAATCAAAAGCAGCAACGTTTTCAAGTCGTGCTTTGCgtttaaacataattaattgGATATTCGAGTAGTGTTTGCAATGTCTTTATTGGAGATCTTGTATGTATTACATTATGATTAtcgaatgaattaattaaaatctggGCAGCAATATTTCTCGattgacttaaaaataaaataaggaatAATTCTCAATCATTATGACTTGTTCGAAAATGAATTGTTCAGAACGTTTTTTTTGGGCATTTCCTTCATATCTTGGTATTATTGCTATACATTGTTCTTGATGGTGCAATATTTACTTGTACGTTGATTGAAGTAACTGGAAACTTggcttcatttttgttttcaggtttaaaagtgcattatatgtgtataatgtTACCTGTATCTAACCCCTAGCTTGTGAATAGGTCTCGTTTGGAGAGCTGGCTAGTGTTcttgtcttgtctgtctgttgCATTAGGCGAAAGAATGTTGACTTGGAACAACTGCAGGCAGTGACTGTGGAATGCCCTGATCGCTTCAGTGCTGGCAGCTTTACAACCTTCCCCAGTGAAATATGTCGTAGTTTGATCGTCCCGTTCCCCTCCCTTTAACTCCCCttcaaaaaaaagttcattaaaagcTTAAAGATGTTCGTCGTTGAAGGGCAGTCTCCGATTTCTGCCAAATGGAAACGAATAGCTCAATTGAATCTGTCTCTATTGATGTTTTGCACAACAAAGAGTCTTTTTACACACTTTTAAACGCCGTTATTGGATTAGAGCGTTTGTGAATGAACCCGTTTTAACATAAAACGggtattttgtgttaaaaaccAATAGTATAGATTAAAGAAATAATctgttgtaaaaatattaagcatctGCAGCACAGTTTTGAATGCCACAGAAAATAATGCTGGCTTGTCCCTTGTTTTGTGAAGGATATTTCACTTTTGGAAAGTTGACATTCTGTACAGCATGATCCAACTATACCTATTTATACGATgcagtaagatttatttatgtgttttaaaagaactctcttatgtgcatttatttggtcaaaaatatagtaaaaacagtaattttgcAATTCAACATAATGGGTTGTCtaattgaatatattaaaagataGTCATTCTAATATCTAACATGCGTCTCATGAATGTTATCGGTgtagaataatttttttccccaggatTTTTTTGTACGAGTAGAAATTCAGTGTCAGTGTAAAAATCCCTTTTGTTactttcaatttaatgcatccttgctaaatgaaagcattaatttccatcaataataataataataataataaaacttactgacataaatgttttgcatatagTGATTATATACCGTGCATACGATAATTCAGAGCAAATATGTAGTATTTGTGCTTTTCACGACattgtttaattttcaagcaTCAGTCCtgtatagaaatattaaaaaaagaaaaagtcatggAAAGGAAACTACACATTTTGTAGTTTTACAAACTGATAATGGAATGGAATCGATCTGTCACAGTCTTGGTTGTAAATCAAACAGGTCTTTTCACACAGCTCTGCGAACTTTCAACTTTGTAGCGGTACGATCTCGTACAGCTGAAATATCTTTGAATTCTTATCTGCTGGAGTCCCCCTGCGTTCAGCCCTTTGTGTGTTCTGTGAGcacgtgtgtgtgcatgttcatCTGATTTATGCGTTTCTGATCCAACCCGTCCTTTCTTTCATCTAATGGCATTGTCTCATTTATGTATTCTAATTTATTCCCAGACACACTGGGGATCTCTAAAGctgagctttcttttttttttgcagttctgtGGTTGGAAAATAAGACCTGTCTGTTCtgattcttttctttatttctctgttTCTCGTTTCTGCAGGGTGGTCAAGGAGGAAATCACTGACGACAATGCGAAACTTCCCTGTTACAATGGCCGCGTGATTTGCTGGGTGAGaacagagacacgcacacatcCCATCCAGTCCTGCATCTTAATTCCCTGGTGCTCCTTGCATAATAGATCAGCCTTTTAATTCAGCCCATTGCTGGTTCTCTAGAGTGCTTGCTctgctgtatttgtatttttcaaagAGTCTGCCAGTCATTCCTGCTTAAGGTTCACTTCGGTCTGATGCAGCTAAATCAAAGACTTTGGTCTGCCGCATAAGCTTTGTCTTATGAGCaactcatttatatttaaatggcATGCAACcgtctttttcattttgaatgacGGCAGGAACAAGCGCAcaattaatatattactatttaaacaaAGCACACATGTGGACACATGGCCAGGTGTACATTTTTACTGGAAAGTTACACCACACAACATTTTTAGAgttgttaactttttttttttaaaccatatgAAACCTTGTTTTTACTGTTCCAATAGCAGCCCCTAGTGTCGGAagaatgaatatgcattttcgTTTAGACCAATGCGAAAAGCTCAACAAGTGGGTGGGCTATATGCTAATGTTTCCCGAAAGGGCTTgggattcttttaaaaatgactcttttcaATGTTTCGGAGTCGactcttttgagagacaataacagTGCACTTTCCAGGATGTCTTATACTCtgcatttgcattgtttttctcaACAAGAAGCCGTTCTGATAAGCTGTAACTCTGTTAAACCATGTAGTGAGTCATGTCCAACCACTTCAGATTACTGTGAGCTGCATATCAATGTTTCTTCATGTGTCTTGATAGCTGGTGTCGTCAGACGGCTCCCACTCAGACGGATGCTCGGTGGCGGAGAGTCAGTCCGAGCGACCGCCGTCTCACGAGAGAAGCCAAGGCATTGGAGATTCCAGACCCCCGTCCTTCCAGTACGCCTCTTTTGTACAAATGATCAGATCGAATAGCAAGCTGGCAGTAAAACTTAAAACGAGGATCATGTTCTCACAGTCTTCTGTTTCTGTACTCTTTAATTTTCTCTGGCACACAGTCCAAAGGCTGCAGGCAGCCGGCACGGTGTGGACGATGAAACGGAGACTGATTCGGTCGTGTCGCACAGAAGGGAGAGGGACAGATCGCGCAGGAAACACTCACATGAGCACTCTGGTGCGTGTCGACGCTCTTTTCTCACTGGACATGTCTTTCGATGCCATGTTTAGTTGAGTTTTTCAGTAAAAGTAAGATTAGTTGATATTTGGAACAACTGAGCGTTAATGTCTGAGGTACTTCATCTAGGAGGAAGGCAGAATGGCTACTCGCGAGGCGGCAGAGGCATGGATCTGGGAGGTTATGACATCTGTGACAGCCGTTCTTCCCTCATGAGCAGTGAACTGGAATCAAGCAGCTGTTTTGACTCGGATGACGGCTCCACCAGCCGGTGAGTTTCACAGCATTTGCTCGTCCTCAATATGATTACGATCACGGCGAGCGCCTGTGGTTTAGTGAGGTTTTTCAGAGCTCTGGTTTGACTGGCAGGCTTGGGTAATCATCGCTCTTGTAGAGAttttggtaacgctttatttcGATTATTCTACTTGCAATAAGACTTCTCTACCCCTGAAAATATTCCCCTAAGCTATCATGCAGTCGGTAACTTTAATGGTTTAACGTTAGCAAACCTTACTGATTTTTTTCAACTGAATTTGAACACATGATTGAATctaacataaaacaaatgagtacttttcattaaaatcttcGTTGATGCGCGCTTGAATTGCACGCTTTCACAGCAAGTAGTGCGAATGGCCTCATGAAAGAACACAGACTGGCTGTATTGCACTTTAGTTTGAGCAGAATATCTCAGTAAAGATCGCTAAACTCCAACTGCctgtgttttcagcttttttccAGTAATGTAGTATATGTTTACTTGTTTATACTATATTGTGGATAGTAAAGATACACAAGAATAGTAAATTCTGAAATTGTAAAACTGTCCTTGTAgggaaaaaatgattaaaaatacatgttttcttTATATGAAAGTGTAACAATGCTAGCAGGTTTTCTATAATGCATAAGGGTTAAGGTTGGGTTATGGGATAGAAATATAGTTTGGTCAGTATAAAAGCAATGGAGGTCTAGGGAAATTCCCCACAATTCACAggaacaagtgtgtgtgtgtgcgtgtgcgcatGTTTGTGCGTGCGTGGTTGCCAGGTTGAGAAAGTTATGTAACCACTGGGCAGAAAATGTATCGATATAAGAGAGAAGCTCTGATTGGGGATTTTAACTCTTGACATCTGGCAACCGCGCAAGCCTGTGGAGGCTTGTACTGAAAGCAAGATAAAGTAAAtgccaaattaaaatgaaatatttgttgGATAAACAAACCGTAAAGATGTTACCACATACGGGTGACGGACTTAATTTCTGCGCTTCCCACCCCTAGCGATCAATAATGTTTCGCATTGCCTGTGactcaaaacaaaatgaattttttcGAAGCTCATGCAATCACTATATTGTGCCATCCGTTCTGCAGTTTCAGCAGTGTTACAGAGCAAAGCGGCTCGTCCAGGCTGATGAGAAGACACCGCCGGCGGAGACGCAGACCCAAAGCCCAGCAAATGGAGAGGGTGAGACGGCAAGCAGAGCTCTTAAGTGTCTAATGCGATATATAAAACCATACTgaatctttctctttctttcgcCAGTCTTCATCTTTCAGTAGCATCACTGACTCCACTATGTCACTGAATATCatcactgtcactttaaatatgGGTGAGTCAGCGttcgttttttttaactagATATTTTGCCTGGAAACGACgaccaaaaaactaaactagaaaagcattttttgcagtgttattgctttaattaaatTGGTTCTGTAtgattaaatttattaaagGCACATGTTTTTAAAcccaataattttttttctgcctgAATAACATGATATTACAGATGTgcaaatatgcatattattaaagtCCACTCTCGCTTTACCTCGTTTAGAGAAGTATAACTTCCTGGGCATCAGTATCGTGGGTCAGAGCAACGAGCGCGGAGATGGAGGCATCTACATCGGCTCTATAATGAAGGGTGGAGCGGTGGCAGCCGACGGGCGGATCGAGCCGGGTGACATGCTGCTGCAGGTGAGGACTGGATGAAGACGCGTTCAGGATAGCAATCTGACACAGACGCTGGTTGTATCAGTTcaaatttcgttttttttttctcacaggtGAATGACATTAACTTCGAGAACATGTGCAACGACGATGCCGTACGAGTGCTGAGGGAGATCGTGCATAAGCCTGGGTGAGTCATGTTACAAAACATTCGTGTTGTATGGGATGTGTGCAGCTTATTAACAAAAGCGTGTTAACAGCTGCACcgattattactttttaaattttttttttgcagacccGTGTCGCTCACTGTGGCCAAATGCTGGGACCCAAACCCAAACAGTTGCTTTGCTTTGCCGAGGAGTGAGTCAGTTTTTTTCACTCTCGCACACTCGTTTACACAAATGCAACAATACAGAGTTattatttttggggttttttttggagaaatgcGCCACCAAAGATTCCGATTCATAAAATGTATGGCTTTCTGTTGACGAAGAAGTAAATGTTGGCGTTATGAAGCTGACAATTATGTTTTGCAACACAcaaattaagtatattttaaaattaatttaaatagaaaagggTTAAGTGtacaaatatttcatgtttttatttttggttaaatataTGCGTCCTTGCTGAgcataaaaaagtcaaattttacTCCGTCTGAACCCTTGTAGAGTATTGTGTACGTATATTGAAATCATGTCATGTTGTAATATAATAGATTTAATTATAGCATGAAAATGGCTATTGATAAGAAGAACCAAACTTTAACTTTACAGCCAATTAAGATGTACTTTTAGTTTGATCAACAGGGTTTAGGTAGGTCTTGATTTTTAAAGGAGCCTTATAAACCCGTCTGTTCTGTACTGCTTTGTTGAGTACTGGTTGTCTTCTGTCCCAGGCGAGCCCATCCGGCCCATTGACCCTGCAGCCTGGGTGTCCCATACGGCAGCCATGACGGGTGTCTATCCTCCCTACGGCATGAGTCCCTCCATGAGCACGGTCACCTCCACCAGCTCTTCCATCTCCAGCTCCATCCCAGAGACGGAGAGTAAGAAATCTGATCTTCACTTGTTATGGCACacaatttaacatttctttaatcCCTTAAATCATGGAAAAGTTGCtctgtttattttcagactTACCGGTTGACCTTGCGGTTGACaaaataggtaaaaaaaagTCCTAGTGACTTAAATGGACGGGACTTGAGTCACGTTTAGATATTTGGGTGTGGAACGTGGAACTTGGGAGGTCCTGGTTTCTGGCCACCAGGCAGATGCTTTGTGTTTCGTGCTTTTGTAAACCGTGTGTTGTTCTTCTCGCAGGATTTGATGACTACCACCTGTCCGTCCACAGCGACATGGCAACAGTTGCAAAAGCAATGGCCTGTCCAGACTCGGGACTGGAAGTTCGAGACAGAATGTGGCTGAAGATCACTATAGCCAATGCTTTCATAGGTCAAGACACACTTTTTAGTGCTTGCAATTACTAAAGGTGTTTTTAAACGAGAGTTTGCATCAGTTTATTATCTTCTTATATTAGTCGACATGAAACAGACGTTTTATCATTACATCATCCCTACTTCTAATGTGAAAAAATTAAGAATGACAATAAATGTCGGAGTGAATTGATTTTGTCCATTAAGAATTGATTGGATATTTGGATATTTAGTTTGAATGACAAGGAATATTGTTGATTATTGTAAGGATGGTAAAGATAGCATTGCATTACAGAGATACTGAGAACGGTCAAATTAgcactaaattattatttttttatattaagaattatttttttaaatgcatgtcatttgattagatttattttaaaaaaattattgttagtGATACAtccatgtgtatatatatatatatttttttttcataactgGATTTAGTAAAATGACACATGCCGAGTTTCTCCAGTCATTTACAGCATCCCTTTGTGATCGACCCAGCACAAAAAATTAATTCGCATTCATTTTTAGTGCAGCTGCTAAATCCAAAATCCAGTCATTAACAGATGCATAGAACCAATTAActcctgcatttatttatttataattttgcatttttttccacatataATTTCGTAGATCACAACAGGGAAGAAAAGTACTTGATGGTACTTGTACTTGTTGTCTTACAGGCTCTGATGTGGTTGACTGGTTGTTTCATCACGTGGAGGGCTTTGCAGATCGCCGTGAAGCACGAAAGTACGCCAGCAACCTGCTGAAGGCCGGCTTCATCCGCCACACGGTCAACAAAATCACTTTCTCAGAGCAGTGCTACTACATTTTTGGAGATCTTTCTGGCAGTAAGTACTTTCAGCACCCCGTTCAGCCACAAACGAAGTCCGAGTGGACCTATAGTTTGAATATGCGACACGTGATTTGCCATTTGAGAGCTGCGGTTTTAAATTTCAGTCCTCTCAAAAAAATTCCTTTTAGAGCCTAGACACGCAAAACCAACACAAAGGAACTAGCAGCGATTTAGGCCAATGTGAAAGTCACATGGAGTGACAGCTTCCATATGCATTCGTTGCATGTAAAAAGCAGCTCAGAGATTCTCCTAAACGTCTCCTGTCGTGCTTGACGGAAGAAAGAGTAACTGCGCTTCGGAAGGACGGATTACCACAGTTTACGTTTGGTACTTGTTCATCGTAAATTGAAACAAAACGACTTCATTCTTTCGTTGCGCGCTAGTAAGGGCTGTTTGGATTTGAGTTGTTATTCCAGTTGTTCAGAATATGAAAAAAGTCATATTCTGTTTATGTAGTTGTATAAATATTCCAGTGCTGTGTTTAGTGCGCTCCTGCCTGTACAAGggaaaatttttattaaataattttttctcctcttttatttggtttaagaaaatgaatattatgatagttatttttagtacattttcagtgcattttactatatttttaggTATTTTTTCATCAAGGATATCGCAAATTCATGTAGTCACGGTTACTAATCACGCGTGACGTCAACTTAGTCATGGGAAAATAGGTCATCACCGAAATGAAGGCTAGTCTCTGTGCCGTCCCTCTGATCAACATGAGCATGTTTTATTGTAGACATGGCCCATCTCTCTCTGCATGACCATGACGGATCCAGCGGCGCGTCCGATCAGGACACTCTGGCTCCCTTGCTTCACCCCGCTGAAGCTCCCTGGCCGACCGCGTTCCCTTACCAGTACCCGCCGGCCCATTCCCTCCCGGATGCGGCTCACAGCTACTCTGAAGCCGGTGGAGGAAGCGCAGGCAGCCAGCACAGCGAAGGTGAGTCGCCTCCAATCACGCTGCTGACTAGGGCTGCCCTCAACTACAGGGTTTCGTTGTCGGCTGGTCTATCATTTCAAGCATTACGGTATTAATAAACCGTTTGAGCCTT
Encoded proteins:
- the dvl3a gene encoding segment polarity protein dishevelled homolog DVL-3a, producing the protein MGETKVIYHLDDQETPYLVKLPIPAERVTLLDLKNALKKPNYKFFFKSMDDDFGVVKEEITDDNAKLPCYNGRVICWLVSSDGSHSDGCSVAESQSERPPSHERSQGIGDSRPPSFHPKAAGSRHGVDDETETDSVVSHRRERDRSRRKHSHEHSGGRQNGYSRGGRGMDLGGYDICDSRSSLMSSELESSSCFDSDDGSTSRFSSVTEQSGSSRLMRRHRRRRRRPKAQQMERSSSFSSITDSTMSLNIITVTLNMEKYNFLGISIVGQSNERGDGGIYIGSIMKGGAVAADGRIEPGDMLLQVNDINFENMCNDDAVRVLREIVHKPGPVSLTVAKCWDPNPNSCFALPRSEPIRPIDPAAWVSHTAAMTGVYPPYGMSPSMSTVTSTSSSISSSIPETERFDDYHLSVHSDMATVAKAMACPDSGLEVRDRMWLKITIANAFIGSDVVDWLFHHVEGFADRREARKYASNLLKAGFIRHTVNKITFSEQCYYIFGDLSGNMAHLSLHDHDGSSGASDQDTLAPLLHPAEAPWPTAFPYQYPPAHSLPDAAHSYSEAGGGSAGSQHSEGSSGSNCSWSRTEGKPAAGDFRLGGGSEMGDAHDFDFRRDRAPSERSVPPSEGSVRSSRSHSYSLKQGSARAGPGSPSGRHLASIPPELTGSRRSCNTANGEFFVDIM